In Bacteroidota bacterium, the genomic stretch GTTTTCCCGCATACGCAGCAAGGCGCTCGCGCCTGGATAGCCCGCCAGAACGTCCTCAAACCCGATCTGCTCGGAGGCGTTGTCCACGATGACCACCGGAGGCGCACCAGCCGCTGCCAACGAAGCCAGGCAGCGACGCGTGTCGGCATCGCCGTTGTAGTTCACCAGCACCACCGTCGTGCGGGCCGTGCGGGTCGCAGAGGCAAGAGCAGCCACGTGACGCTAAATCCAGGGAGGGTGCCGTAGGGAGCGAAAGAGTGCGGGACAACGTGTCCCGGCCGAGGCGGCGGAAAATACTGACAGGACCGAGCCAAATCAGGGTGATGGCGAGCGCGTGCCCCTCGTTACCCACGTGCGACCTAGCTGCATTGCCGCCGGGCACAGAAACGCCGGTCCGTCTCAATCGACGACGGCAGGGGGCCTGGGGTCCAGCGCAGGATCAGTCTTGGGATCGGTCGACGAGGGTGGCGGCACGTCGGCCCCTGCGGCATCGCCGTGCGCAGGCAAAGCCGGGGGCATCGGCGCGAAGACGTGGACCCAGATGCCCAGCCGTCGGCGCACCATGACCGCACAGCCGATGTTGAACAGCACCCACCCGATTGCCGTGCCGCACGCGGCTCCGACCAGACCCAGGGTCGGCACGAGCGTAAGGGTCAGCACCACGTTGGTACCAACCGACACCATGGTGACGTTGCGCAGCAGCCGCTCCCGCCCGGTCATCGCCAGGAGGCTGCCCACCGACCCGGAGGCCACGTTGAAGAATTGCCCGGCCGCGATGATGACCAGGGCGATCCAACCCGCTTCGAACCCCTCGCCAAAGAGCCCCATCACCCACGTCGGTGCCAGGAAAAAGCCGAGGAGCAGCGGGGCCGCCACCGCGGTCATGAAGCGGCTCGACCCGACGGCCGTTCGCACCAGACTGCGCGTGTCGCCCGCCTCGTGCAGCGCCGCGAATTTCGGCGCAGCGATGCTGTTAACCGCGTTCAGGATGTAGCTCGTCAGCATGGCCATGCGCAGCGCCGCGTTGTAGATGCCGACTTCGCTCGGCGTCGCCCAGATGCCGAGGGCAAACGCCGCCGTCCACCCATCGGCCAGCATGAGCGTACTCACCCAGAAAAAGGGGCCTGCCGTTCGGCGCAGGGTGGTCCACTCGAACGATGCCGGGCCAGGCTTTCGATACCGACGCCACACCAAGAGGCCCACGACCGCTGCGATCGTCTGGGCTGTGACATAGCCTGCGACCGCATCCAGCGGCGAAGCCTCGCCCGTTGACGCGAGCAGGAGAAACACGGGCAGCGT encodes the following:
- a CDS encoding flippase; translated protein: MKRRIAALLSDTHLRELLAHGVFNFGLRLGAGLLGFLFVVVLGRTLGPNGTGVYVLALAVATVATVLSRLGMPGVLTRFVAAESQAGRWDRVRGVYRKALLVSVVAAVTLTPLVIAGATGARELGWMQPEVARAVQWMALAILPVTVVWVTAGALFGLKAVRAATFVQVAMLHLITLPVFLLLASTGEASPLDAVAGYVTAQTIAAVVGLLVWRRYRKPGPASFEWTTLRRTAGPFFWVSTLMLADGWTAAFALGIWATPSEVGIYNAALRMAMLTSYILNAVNSIAAPKFAALHEAGDTRSLVRTAVGSSRFMTAVAAPLLLGFFLAPTWVMGLFGEGFEAGWIALVIIAAGQFFNVASGSVGSLLAMTGRERLLRNVTMVSVGTNVVLTLTLVPTLGLVGAACGTAIGWVLFNIGCAVMVRRRLGIWVHVFAPMPPALPAHGDAAGADVPPPSSTDPKTDPALDPRPPAVVD